Genomic window (Thermanaeromonas sp. C210):
TTTGAAGTCTGGATTTATACGTTCCTCTCCCTGGGGCTTCTGGTCCTGGCCGCCTTCCAACTCAACGAGCTTTGCGTCCGGCTGCTCCCCCTGGCCGTATTTGTACTGGTAATTTATTCTTATACCAAACGTTGGACCTGGGGGTGCCATCTAGTACTAGGCCTGGCAGACAGCCTGGCTCCTATGGGAGCGTGGGTAGCGGTGCGCGCAAGCCTGGATATCCCTGCCCTTGTACTGGGCATGGGGATGGGTCTCTGGGTGGCCGGCTTTGACATTATCTATGCCTGCCAGGACTACGACTTTGACCGGCGGTACGGTATCCATTCGATTCCGGCACGCTTCGGTAAGGACAAAGCCTTGTGGATAGCCCGGGCCTTCCACGGGCTTGCGGTGCTCTGCCTGACTCTTTTGGGCTTTTTTCTCCAACTGGGAACCGTTTACTTTGCCGGAGTGATAGTAGCGGCGCTGATCCTGGTTCACGAACACCGCCTGGTATCACCTGAGGATCTTTCCCGTATTAATGTAGCCTTTTTGCAGATGAACGGCTATCTCAGCATGCTTATGTTTGCCTTTACGGTACTGGCGGTGCTCTTATAACCCCTTGCCAAGGTGGTGAATAACTTGACGGAACTGACCAATGCCGAAATTGAGCGCTACAGCCGGCAGATTATCCTGTCCAACTTAGGGGGACGGGGGCAGAAAAGGCTCAAGGAAAGCAGGGTTCTGGTGGTAGGAGCCGGAGGCCTCGGGTCCCCGGTGGCCTACTACTTGGCCGCTGCCGGGGTGGGTACTATCGGCATTGTGGACAGTGATGCCGTGGAGCTCTCCAACCTCCAGCGACAGATCCTCCATTCCACCGATAGGCTGGGAAAATCCAAAGCCGAATCGGCGCGCGAGACGCTTCTGGCCTTAAATCCCCACATTACTGTCAACACCTACCCCCTGCGCTTGACCAAAGACAATATCCTACCCATTATCCAGGATTACGAAGTGGTGGTGGGCGGGGTAGACAATTTTCCCACGAGGTATCTGCTCAACGATGCCTGTGTAATGGCCGGCAAGCCCCTCGTGGAAGGTGGGGTACTCCAGTGGGACGGCCTGGTCATGACCATCAAGCCCGGGGAGGGACCCTGCTATCGCTGTATTTTCCCCGAACCGCCGCCTCGCGGGGCCGTGCCCTCCTGCCAGGAAGCGGGGGTCATGGGGGTGATCCCGGGGGTTATCGGCGTCATCCAGGCCACCGAAGTTATAAAGCTCTTGCTGGGTGTAGGGCAGACTCTTACCGGCCGTCTGATGCTGTACAACGCCCTGGAGATGCACTTCCGCGAAGTGACGGCCGAGCGTAATCCGGGTTGCCCTGTATGCGGTGACAACCCCCGCATTCGGGAGTTAGAAGATTACACCTTCGTCTGCGAAGGACAAAGTTGCCGAGGCGAACTACCGTGAAACATCCTTATTACCAAGCCGCTCAAAATATAGCATCCCAAATAGTGTCCTGGCGCAGGTACTTTCACCGGCACCCCGAGCTTAGTTTCCAGGAAAGGGAAACGGCACGCAAGATAAGCCATATCTTAGAATCCCTGGGACTGGAGGTGAGAACGGGCGTAGCCGGTACCGGAGTGGTAGGGCTGCTGCGAGGCTCGAGAAGCGATGCAGCCGTCGCTTTACGAGCAGATATGGATGCCCTTCCCCTGCAGGAAGCCACGGGAAGGGAATTTGCCTCCCTTAATCCGGGCGTCATGCATGCCTGCGGCCACGATGCCCACATGGCCATGGTGCTGGGAGCAGCGGCCATCCTGGCCCAGGAGCGGGATAGGTTGCCCGGTGCCGTTAAATTCATCTTCCAGCCCGGAGAAGAAAAGCCGCCCGGGGGAGCCAAATTAATGATCGAAGAAGGGGTGTTAGAAGATCCCCCGGTCAAGGCCATTTACGGTTTGCACGTGCACAGCCAGTTTCCGCCGGGAACGGTGGCCGTTAAAGAAGGGCCGGTCATGGCAGCGGTGGATAACTTCACTGTAAGGATCAGGGGGCGGGGCGGCCATGGCTCCTCACCCCACCTGGGCATTGATGCCATAGTGGTGGCCTGCGAAGTGGTCCTGGCCTTGCAAACGATTATCTCCCGCTCTTCCGACCCCCTCCAGCCCGTCGTCTTGACCGTGGGCACCATAAAGGGCGGCGAAAAGGAGAACATCATCGCCGGCGAAGTGGAGCTCAGCGGCACCGTGAGGACCCTGGATTCCGCCCTGCGGGCGGATATCAAGGAACGGTTTGAGCAGGTGGTAACGGGTGTTACTTCGGCCCACGGAGCCACTTATGAGCTCGAATATCTGGCGGCCTACCCGGTACTGTATAACAACGACCGGCTCCTCGAGATCCTGCGCTCCCTAGATCTGCGGGCCTTAGGGATAGATGGACTGTCCAGCCTCCCGGCGCCTTCCATGGGCGGGGAGGACTTCGCCTGGTATGCCCAAAAGGTTCCGGCATTATACCTCTTTTTGGGTGCCCGACCGTCTCCAGGCGAGGCCTACAACTGGCATCACCCCTCTTTTGACATCCACGAAGGGGTGCTGCCCACGGGTGCCGCCTTGCTGGCGGCCCTGGCTGCGGAAACCCTTAAGCTGAGCCCATAAAAAAACCTTCCCGCAGGAAGGTTTCGGAAAAAGGGGCGCTCAACTCTCTTTTTTAGCAAAGGTGTCTTTCTGTCCACATTCGGGGCATTTACGCGGTTTGCAGCGTGCTTCCTTTTCATAGCCGCAACTGTTGCATTTCCAAAGGGCCATAACGTCGCCTCCCGGTAAAGAAAAAGTAGTTATTATTATTTTAAAGCTAGCATGGTGCTCCGTCAACGGTTTTCTCTCCTGAATGTCCACGCTCTTAAGAGAGGGGTTTAGCTCGGCGGCCTAGGCAGGCCTATTTTTGCAGCCCGGAGAAAAGAGTATTATAATAGTAACTGCCGCCATTAGCGCCGGAAGGAGGTTGGCACGTGAAGGTCATAATTCACCAGGCCGGGAGGCGGGAACTGGAGGTTCCCGGGGGAAAGAAGCTGGCCGATATTGCTCGCGAGCTGAATATCAACCTAGAAGCGCACCTGGTAGTGCGCGGGGGCAGCATCCTTACCCGGGACGCATTTATTGAAGATGAAGACGTCATCGAAATCTTCCCGGCCATATCGGGGGGATAAGAAATGCGCTGTAAAGGTTGTCAGGCCAAGGCTACAGTAGAAGTAAGGCACCACAATGCCGCCTACTGCAATGACTGTTTCCAGGACTACTTTCTTAAAAGGGTCCAGCATAACATTCGCGCCTACAAAATGTTCTCCCCCGGTGACCGTGTGCTTTTGGTGGTCTCCGGTGGTAAAGACAGCCTCAGCCTGTGGGATGCCTTAATACGGCTGGGCTACCAGGTCACCGCCCTTTATATAGACCTGGGGATTGAGGGCTATTCCCAGCGTTCGGGGGACAAATGCCGGGAGTTCGCTGCCAAGAACGGGACGTCCCTTGGGACCATATCGGTGAAAGAAGTCTGGGGCTTGAGCATTCCCGAAATAGCCCGGAAAACCCGCCGGACTCCCTGCGCCGTGTGCGGCCGCATTAAGCGCTATCTATTTAATAAATGCGCTCTGGAGGGCAGTTTTCCGGTTGTGGCCACGGGCCACAACCTGGATGACGAAGCTGCCTCTTTGCTGGGTAACCTCCTCCACTGGCAGACGGGTTATTTGGCCCGCCAGCAGCCCAATCTGCCGGCTACCCACCCGAAATTGGTGAAAAAAGTCAAGCCCCTGTACACCCTAACCGAGCGGGAGTGCCTCGCCTACGCCCTGATCCGGAATATCCCTTACCTCGCCGAAGACTGCCCCTATGCCGAAGGGGCTACCAGCATTACCTATAAAGAAGCCCTCAATCACATCGAAGCAGCATCGCCGGGGACCAAACTCTCCTTTTTGAAGGGATTCTTAAAGCATAAGGGCCTGTTTCGGGAATACGACGGGGAGGTAGAACTGAGGGAGTGCTCCCGTTGCGGCCAGGTGACGACCGAAGAAGTATGTTCCGTTTGCCGCCTTCTGGAAAGGGCCCAAAAGCGCAGCGCGGCTCAACAGAAATGAGTTTGCAGAAGGTGTTCCTTAACGGTGGCATGTCTCTAAGGATTACTCGTCCGGGCGTGTTTTAAAGCAGGAACAGGAGCAGGTAAACAGAAGGCCAGAGGTAGTAAACGCCGAATGAGCGGGGAACTCCGCCGAATTCCGAAAGTTGAGCACTACCCTTGCTTTGCCAGGCTATTAGCGCGAGAGGGAGCTAAATCACGCCTAGCTAAAAGGGGGGATAGCTCTCAGGCTTCCCGAATCTTGTCTGGGGAGCAACTCCGTGCTAAAATAAAGACATCGGAAAAGCCTTACGGGATGTAGCTCAGCTTGGTAGAGCACCTGCTTTGGGAGCAGGGGGTCGCAGGTTCAAATCCTGTCATCCCGACCATATTCAATGCCGGCGTAGCTCAGCAGGTAGAGCAGCTGACTTGTAATCAGCAGGTCACCGGTTCGAGTCCGGTCGCCGGCTCCAGTAAAAACTAGGGGTCGCAAGGGTTTGCGGCTCCTAAATTTTTTCCTGATCATCGCCAAGTGTTGAGTTGCCGCCCAGTTGTCGCCCATCTGCGGAAATAGCCTTCTCCAGCCTCTCTACTGTTTTCCGGTGCCAGCGGGGGAGAGCATGGGAGTACATGCGGGCGGTGGTATAGGCGTCTTTGTGGCGGAGGACTTCCTGAACGGTGGGGAGAGGGATGCCGTGTGCGAGCATGATAGAAGCGCATGTATGCCAGAGATCATGGGGGCGCATTTCCGGCATGCCTGCTGCTTTGGCTGTTTTTTTTATGGCCCGGTGGACGTTCCTTTGAATAAAACGAGTTTCATTGGCCGTAAGGGACTACTATAACAAAGGCTGTTGACCTAATAACGCGTCAACAGCCTTTGTTATGGCGTAATGCTAGGCGCGGCTTCTCAGGTTAGGAGTCTATTTGTACGGGGTTAATCTCAACAGCACAAATACGGCTTGCGGGGATTATGATGGCCCTCAAGAGCTGTTTATCAACGATTTTGCCGCCGCTGAATACCTTCAAGAAAAGGCAATCGCCACGGGCCGGAAGTAGGACGGCAAAATTCTTGATAAAGAACAATTTGGACCCGTTTATGACTTTTTTGCAGCAATCGCCGCACTCGAACTCAATGCCGATTTTTTTATCATCGTTGCGTTGCAACTCATTGAGGATGGACTCCAGTCCTTCCAATGCTGGATCCCTTTCGGGCGAACTCTCTCTAATCTTGTCAAAAATTGCGTTCAAATCAGCTTCAGACAATGGAATCACTCCTTCTTTTTAGTCTTTGATAATAGAATATGGATCTACCTGGCAAATGGTTACACAATCACGGTGGCCTTCTTGAATCGATTCATGAGAAAATAGATCCAGGATGTCTCGGTGAAATTCATAGGCTACATGATGGTAGCCCTCGCATTCGATGATTATCCATACTTAGCAGGCTGTATCTTGTTATCACTATCATTTTTTGGACAATTAGATAGATTTCTCTAGCCTTTTGGACGAAATATATTATAATTGAGGTAAAGGCCATATGAGCCTCTTTCTTGCTAGAACGCGGGAGTTAAATATTTTGTCTTTCCCTTTTTATTTAACACGGATAATTGTTAAACAAAAAAAGCAAGAAAAGAAGCTGGTCATTAGCAGGAAAAACGGGATTTGTGCAGAATTTCACTAATGTTGGTGGCCCTGAACACCAGGGTACTGATTTTTGAACATGGGGGCTTTAGGGTGAAGCTAGCAATCTCTGGCAAAGGTGGGGTAGGAAAAACCACTCTAGCCGCCGCGTTAACCAGGTTCTTTGCCTGCAAGGGTTACCGGGTCTTTGCGGTGGATGCCGACCCGGACACCAGCTTAGGATTGGTCCTAGGGCTGCCCGAGGAATGCCTCGGTTCCCTTAAACCTGTAGTGGAGATGCGCGAAGTTATTGCCGAACTTACCGGCGGCAGCGGGACCTTTTTCTCTCTGAACCCCGATGTGGATAAGCTTTTACAGGATTATACCCTCACCTACGGCAACATTTCCTTTTTGAAAATGGGAGGGGTGAAGCAGGGCGGTTCAACTTGCTACTGCCGGGAAAATGCCGTGCTCAATGCACTGGTCAACTCCCTCCTCTTGAGGGAAAATGAGATAGTGGTTTTGGACATGAGTGCCGGCATTGAGCACCTTACACGGGGGACGGCGCGGGGTGTAGACGTTATGCTGGTGGTAGTGGAACCCTCCGTGGTGAGTACGCGCACGGCGCGCGTGGTAGAAAAACTGGCCCTGGAACTGGGTGTTCCCCTGGTCAAATTTGTGGCCAATAAAGTGCGGGACGGCCGCCAGGAACAGTTCCTCCGGGAGCATTTTTCGGCGGAAGAACTAATTGGAACCCTACCTTTTCAGGAAGAAATCCTGGATTTGAGCCTGGGAAGGGAGGCCGAGGAGCCCGTGGTTTTCCAGGAGGCTGTAGCCCGAATAGGCAACTACTTATTAGCCAGCAAGGAGTGAGGAGTTAGTCATGCCCGCTTCTACCAGTTTAAAGGCTGGGAGCGGAGGAATATACCGGTGGTCCCGGTACGGAACTTTTTACCAAGGAGGTACAAGGCATAATGCCCAGGTTTAGCGACCCCAGTCACACCTGCCGTCCTTCCGGCGCCCCGCGGGTTACGGAACCCAAGCGCCGGGAGCGGAGCATTGACTCTGCGGTGCTTTCGGTGCTGGAGCACACCCGGCAGCTCCCGCAAGTAGTTACCGCCTTCGATCGCTTTGTAGCCCAACAGCCCCAGTGTAAATTTGGCTATGAGGGAATATGTTGCCGTTTTTGTATGATGGGGCCGTGCAGAATCAAGGGCGACAGCGGTCCCGGGAGCCGGGGTATATGCGGTGCCTCGCCGTGGACCATAGTGGCCCGAAGTGTCGGCTTGATGATTTTAACCAGTGCCGCGGCCCACTGCGAACACGGCAACCACATAGCCCACACCCTCCTGGAGATGGCCGAAGGCCACTCGCCGGATTACGAAATAAAGGATCCGGAGAAGCTATACCAGGTCTGCCGGAGGGTAGGTGTGCAGACGGAAGGAAAGACGGAAGTGGAACTCGCCAGGGAGCTGGCCCTCAAGGCCCTGGAAGATTTCAGCCGCCTTAAGGGGATGGGGGATAGTGTGTGGGTTACCACCACGGTAACCCCCGGCCGTGTGGAAAAATTCCGTACCCATAACGTCATGCCCCACGGTATCCATGCCACCATTTCGGACCTGGTCAGCCAGGCCCACGTAGGGAATGATGACGATCCGGTCAACCTAGTGTTCAGCGCAGTGCGCGTGGGGCTGGCCGACTATGCCGGTATGCACATCGCCACCGACCTTTCGGATATCTTGTTCGGTACGCCGGAGCCCGTAGTAAGCCAGGCCAACATGGGGGTACTGGATCCGGATAAAGTAAATTTCGTTCTCCATGGTCATAATCCCTTACTTAGCGAGATAATCGTCCGGGCCGCCCGGGAGATGGAGGGAGAGGCAGTTGCGGCCGGTGCCCGGGGTATCAACCTGGTGGGCATTTGTTGCACGGGCAATGAGGTGCTCATGCGGCAGGGAATACCCCTGGTGACCTCCTATGGTTCCCAGGAGCTGGCTATCTGCACCGGAGCCGTAGACGCCATGTGCGTGGATGTCCAGTGCATCATGCCCGGCCTGCAGCGGGTGGCCGAATGTTTCCATACGCGCCTGATAACTACCTCGGATATCGCCAAAATTCCGGGAGCCTATCACCTGGACTACCAGACTCACAGCGCTTTTTCCCAGGCCAAGGAAGTACTGCGCCTGGCCATTCAGGCCTTCCAAGAACGAAAGGAGAGCGGCCGGGAAGTCTTCATCCCGCCCCTTAAGAATACCGTAGTGGCCGGCTGGAGCCTGGAAGCTCTCTTCAAGCTCTTCGGCGCCGTTAATCCCGAAAATCCCGTACGGGTCTTAAACGAGGCCATCCTGGAGGGCGAACTGGCCGGGGTGGTCCTCATGGCCGGGTGCAACAATCTTAAAGTCTATCAGGATGCCTCCCACATAGCCATTATGAAAGAACTACTCAAGAACAATGTCTTCGTAATAGCTACGGGCTGTTCTGCCCAATCGGCAGCCAAACTGGGACTCATGGATCCGGCTATGGTTGACCAACTGTGCGGTGACGGGCTTAAGAGTTTCTTAGCCCGCTTGAGGGAAAAAGCCCAAGTAAGTGTCGGCCTGCCCCCGGTGTTCCACCTGGGTTCCTGTGTAGATAATACCCGGGCCTCGGATCTCCTCATGGCCATGGCCAACGACCTCGGGGTGGACACTCCTAAAGTACCCTTCGCTGCTTCGGCCCCCGAAGCCATGAGCGGGAAGGCTACGAGCATCGGTACGTGGTGCGTAGCCCTCGGGCTTCCCACCCACGTCGGGTGCATGCCGCCCGTGGAAGGAAGCGACCTGATATACAGCATTCTGACCCAGATCGCCGGCGACGTTTACGGGGGCTACTTCATCTTTGAAATGGACCCCCAGGTGGCAGCTCGTAAGATACTGAATGCCTTGGAATACCGCACTTGGAAACTGGGTGTGCACCGCGAAGTAGCCGAGCGCTTCGGCACCCGGTTATGCCAGGGTTATTAGAAGGGGGAGAGGAACCATGGCCGTAGACTTCGACAAGATATATGAGGGCGCTTTGCCGGACGGCAAGATTCCCACCAAACTCTTCCGGGAGGTTTACCACGGAGCGATTACGGCCGTAAGTTATGCCGAAATCCTCCTGAACAAGGCCATACGGGACTACGGCCCCGATCACCCGGTAGGATATCCCGACACCGCCTATTATTTGCCGGTAATCCGATGCTTTAGCGGAGAAAAGGTTACCAAGTTGGGAGACCTGCCTCCCATATTAAACCGTAAGAGGGCCCAAATAAAATCCGAGCTTACCTTTGAAAACGCCAGGCTGGCGGGCGAGGCCACCTGGTATGCGGCCGAGATCATCGAAGCCCTCCGCTACCTCAAGTATAAGCCCGAGGAACCCCTGGCTCCCGAGCCCGGGACCGGCTTCATCAGTGACCCTGTAGTGAGGCGTTACGGGGTCAAAATGGTGGACTGGACCATTCCCGGTGAGGCTATTATTTTAGGTCGGGCCAGAGACCCCAAGGCCCTGGCGAAGATGGTCCAGGAGCTAATGGGCATGGGCTTCATGCTCTTTATCTGCGATGAAGCTGTCGAACAGCTCCTGGAACAGAATGTCAAACTGGGCATCGACTATATTGCCTTCCCCCTGGGCAACTTTACCCAGATAGTCCATGCGGCCAACTATGCCTTGCGGGCCGGCATGATGTTTGGCGGGGTTACGCCTGGTGACCGCGACGCCCAGCGCGACTATCAGCGCCGCCGCATCCGGGCCTTTGTCCTTTACCTGGGTGAGCGGGACATGGTCAAGACGGCGGCCGCCTTTGGAGCCATCTTCACCGGCTTCCCCGTCATCACCGACCAGCCCCTGGCCGAAGATGAGCAAATTCCCGACTGGTTCTTCAGCGTCGAGGATTATAGTAAAATGGTCCAGATCGCCATGGAGGTCAGAGGAATTAAGCTCACCAAGATCAAGCTCGAGCTGCCCATCAACTTTGGCCCGGCCTTTGAAGGGGAGAGCATCCGCAAGCACGATATGTATGTGGAAATGGGCGGGAACCGCAGCCCGGCTTTCGAACTGGCCAGGAGTGTAGGAGAGGCCGACATTACCGACGGCCGCATCGAGGTCATCGGGCCCGATCTTCCCGATATCCCCGAGGGCAGCGTCCTTCCCTTCGGCCTCCTCGTGGACATCTACGGCCGCAAAATGCAGGAAGACTTCGAAGGCGTCCTGGAGCGGCGCATCCACGACTTCATTAATTACGGCGAGGGCCTCTGGCATACCGGCCAGCGGAACATCAACTGGCTGCGCATAAGCAAGGACGCCGTAGCCAAGGGCTTCCGGTTCAAACACATGGGTGAGCTCCTCATCGCCAAAATGAAGGAAGAATTCCCGGCCATCGTAGACCGGGTACAGGTCACCATAATCACCGAAGAGGACAGAGTCCGGCAGGAAATGGAGAAGGCTAAAGAAAAATATAAGAAGCGCGACGACCGCATGCGGGGACTGACCGACGAGGCCGTGGACACCTTCTACTCTTGCGTCCTCTGCCAGTCCTTTGCCCCTAACCACGTATGCATAGTGACTCCCGAGCGAGTGGGCCTGTGCGGGGCGGTGACCTGGCTCGATGCCAAAGCGTCGTACGAAATCAACAGCGCCGGACCCAATCAGCCCATTCCCAAAGGAGGGGAAATAGACCCCATAAAGGGTATCTGGAAGAGCGTCAACGACTACCTCTACAGTGCCTCCAACCATACCCTGGAGCAGGTATGTCTTTACACCCTCATGGAGAATCCCATGACTTCCTGCGGGTGTTTCGAAGCCATCATGGCGGTGGTGCCCGAACTCAACGGCATTATGATCACTACCCGCGACCATACGGGCATGACTCCTTCCGGCATGACCTTCTCCACCCTGGCGGGTATGATCGGCGGCGGGGTGCAGACTCCCGGCTTCATGGGCATCGGCCGGAGCTACATTGTAAGCAAGAAGTTCATCAAGGCTGACGGCGGCATCGCCCGTATAGTCTGGATGCCCAAATCCCTAAAAGAATACTTGCGGGAAGACCTCGTCCGGCGAAGCGTCGAGGAAGGCCTGGGGGAAAAGTTCATCGACCAGATCGCCGACGAAACGGTGGGCACCACAGTGGAAGAAATACTGCCCTTCCTGGAGGAAAAGGGTCACCCGGCCCTCACTATGGACCCCCTCCTGTAGTTTGAACCGTTAAGCGCCGACCGGGGGCGGCTTCCGGCCCCGGCGAAGCTGTAATCTCACTTCTCGGTGGTTAGAAAGGGGTTATAAGCCATGGGTCTTACTGGACTGGAGATTTACAAGCAGCTCCCCAAGAAAAACTGCGGCGAATGCGGCACACCTACTTGTCTGGCCTTTGCCATGAACCTGGCAGCCGGCAAGGCCACCCTGGACTCCTGCCCTTACGTTACCCCCGCTGCCCGGGAGGCCCTGGAATCGGCTTCCGCCCCGCCTATTGCCAAAATAATTCTGGGCACTGGTGAAAGGGCGGTAGAGATGGGGGACGAAACCGAACTGTTCCGCCATGACAAGCGGTTCTACCATGAGCCCGTTATAGCCGTTGAGGTCAGCGACGCCCTGCCAGAAGAGGAGATCTTACACAAAATCAGGAGCATAAATGACCTGGTCTTTGAGCGCGTAGGCCAGCGCTACCAGGTGGAGGCCATTGCCGTAGCGCACCAGGCTTCCGGGGCGGATGCCTTTGCGAGAGCCGTAAGCCTGGTTGCAGCTAACAGCCCCTTGAACCTGGTGCTGGTCGCGGAGGACCCGGCGGTCATGAAGGCGGCCTTACCGGCCGTTGCTGACCGTAAACCCCTGATCTATGCCGCCAACGCCGCCAATTACGAGGCCATGACCGGCCTCGCCAAAGAGCATGAATGTCCCCTGGCGGTCAAGGGCGGCAACCTGCAGGAGCTGGCGGACGTGGTAGATAAGATTACGGCCGTGGGGTACAAACAACTGGTGCTGGATCCCGGCGCTCGTGAGGTTTCCCGCGCCATTGCCGATTTCACCCAAATCCGGCGGCAGGCCATCAAGAAGCGCTTCCGCACCTTCGGCTATCCTCTTATGGCCTTCACCACGGCGGAAGATCCTCTCATGGAGGTGCTGGAGGCCGTAGATTACATTGCCAAGTATGCCAGCCTGGTCGTGCTCAAGACGGCCGCCAAGGCCCATCTACTGCCGTTGCTCTCTTGGAGGCAGAACCTGTACACCGATCCCCAGGTACCTATCCGGGTAGAGGAAAAGATTTACGAGATCGGCGAGGTCAACGAGAATTCTCCGGTCTACATCACCACCAACTTCTCCCTCACCTACTACTCCGTGGAAGGCGAGGTGGAGGCCAGCCGGATACCCAGCTTCATCATCCCGGTGGACACCAACGGGCTTTCTGTCTTGACCGCCTACGCCGACGGCAAGTTCGAGGCGGAAAAGATAGCCGGGGTCATGAAGAAGTTGGGCATCGAAAATAGGGTCCGACACCGGACGGTAGTAATACCGGGCACTGTGGCGGTGCTGAAGGGGAAGCTGGAGGAACTCACCGGCTGGACGGTGCTCGTGGGACCGCGGGAGGCTTCGGGCATTCCCTCCTTTGCCCGCAGCCAGTTTGCCTAAAATAGCCGTTCCTTCAAGGAGGCCGAGATAGCTTGCAGCAATACACGGTGACCTTTTCACCGGATAATGTACGGGCTACGGTCCCGGCCGGAACCAGTATTTTGGAGGCGGCGTCCCGGGCAGGAATAGCTCTGAAGAGCACCTGCGGCGGCCAGGGTACCTGTAAGCGCTGTATAGTACAGGTAAAGGATGGGCAGGTAACCTGTGAGCGGGACCCTCTGCCGGAAACTTTGCGGGGGGAAGGCTACACCCTGGCCTGCCAAACTAAGGTGTGGGGCCATGTCACCGTTGAAATACCCCCTGAAGCCCGCCTGGCCAAGCACCGGGTTCTCCTGCAGGACGAGGCGCCGGCTTCTGAAGCGGGGGCGGCAGAGGAGCTTTTAGGGGGGCGCCCCTTCCAGCCCCTGTGCGAAGCGGTAAACCTGCAGCTTGACCCGCCTACCCTCACCGAAAACGCCAGCGACTGGCACCGCCTGCGGGGTGCCCTGCGCCGGCATAGGCCGGAAGAATATTCTACTATCGGTCTCCCAAGCCTGCGTGAGCTGGCCGAAAGCCTGCGCCGGGCGGACTGGCAGGTGAAGGTAGTCCTGGCGCAATTAAAAGGAGCCAGTGAAGTAATCAGGGTAGCCCCGGCCGACAGCGGGGGGGTCTACGGCCTGGCCGTAGACCTTGGTACTACCACCGTGGCTGCCGCCCTGGTAGATCTTGCAGCAGGAGAGGTGCTAGGCCAGGCGGGGACCTACAACCGGCAGGCCCGCTTTGGTGATGATATCATCTCCCGCGTTATCCATGCGACCGGCGAAGAGGGGGGACTAGAGGAGCTCCGGGAGGCGGCCCTGGCCAGCATCAACGAAGTGGCGGCCGAGCTTGTAGAGAAGTGCGGGATTGCGCCGGAGGAGGTGGTGGTGGCGACCCTGGCGGGCAACACCACCATGAGCCATCTCTTTCTGGGCCTTACCCCTAAATACATCCGACTGCAGCCTTATATCCCCACTACGGCGGAATATCCCATTGTGCGGGCCTGGGAAGCGGGGTTAAATATTCACCCCGCGGCTCCGGTCCTGGTATTCCCGTCGGTGGCCAGTTATGTGGGGGGCGACATCGTTTCCGGAACCCTCTTTACGCGTCTTAGCGAAAGCGACGAGCTGGTGCTTTTCGTGGATATCGGCACCAATGGGGAAATGGTGCTGGGTAATAGAGAATGGCTGATGGCCTGTGCCTGCTCTGCCGGGCCTGCCTTTGAGGGCGGCGGCATCACTTGCGGCATGAGGGCCATGCAGGGCGCCATCGAAAGGGTAGAGGTCGACCCGGCCACATCAGAAGTAAGGGTAAAGGTTATCGGCAACACCAAACCCGTGGGCATCTGCGGCTCGGGGTTGATCGATGCCCTGGCCAAGCTGCGCCGGGCAGGAATCCTCGACCGCATGGGGAATTTTGTCCCCGAAAGGGCCGGCAGGCGGCTGCGGCGGGGAGAAGACGGATATGAATTCGTCCTTGCCTGGAAGGAGGA
Coding sequences:
- the acsC gene encoding acetyl-CoA decarbonylase/synthase complex subunit gamma; translated protein: MGLTGLEIYKQLPKKNCGECGTPTCLAFAMNLAAGKATLDSCPYVTPAAREALESASAPPIAKIILGTGERAVEMGDETELFRHDKRFYHEPVIAVEVSDALPEEEILHKIRSINDLVFERVGQRYQVEAIAVAHQASGADAFARAVSLVAANSPLNLVLVAEDPAVMKAALPAVADRKPLIYAANAANYEAMTGLAKEHECPLAVKGGNLQELADVVDKITAVGYKQLVLDPGAREVSRAIADFTQIRRQAIKKRFRTFGYPLMAFTTAEDPLMEVLEAVDYIAKYASLVVLKTAAKAHLLPLLSWRQNLYTDPQVPIRVEEKIYEIGEVNENSPVYITTNFSLTYYSVEGEVEASRIPSFIIPVDTNGLSVLTAYADGKFEAEKIAGVMKKLGIENRVRHRTVVIPGTVAVLKGKLEELTGWTVLVGPREASGIPSFARSQFA
- the cooS gene encoding anaerobic carbon-monoxide dehydrogenase catalytic subunit, coding for MPRFSDPSHTCRPSGAPRVTEPKRRERSIDSAVLSVLEHTRQLPQVVTAFDRFVAQQPQCKFGYEGICCRFCMMGPCRIKGDSGPGSRGICGASPWTIVARSVGLMILTSAAAHCEHGNHIAHTLLEMAEGHSPDYEIKDPEKLYQVCRRVGVQTEGKTEVELARELALKALEDFSRLKGMGDSVWVTTTVTPGRVEKFRTHNVMPHGIHATISDLVSQAHVGNDDDPVNLVFSAVRVGLADYAGMHIATDLSDILFGTPEPVVSQANMGVLDPDKVNFVLHGHNPLLSEIIVRAAREMEGEAVAAGARGINLVGICCTGNEVLMRQGIPLVTSYGSQELAICTGAVDAMCVDVQCIMPGLQRVAECFHTRLITTSDIAKIPGAYHLDYQTHSAFSQAKEVLRLAIQAFQERKESGREVFIPPLKNTVVAGWSLEALFKLFGAVNPENPVRVLNEAILEGELAGVVLMAGCNNLKVYQDASHIAIMKELLKNNVFVIATGCSAQSAAKLGLMDPAMVDQLCGDGLKSFLARLREKAQVSVGLPPVFHLGSCVDNTRASDLLMAMANDLGVDTPKVPFAASAPEAMSGKATSIGTWCVALGLPTHVGCMPPVEGSDLIYSILTQIAGDVYGGYFIFEMDPQVAARKILNALEYRTWKLGVHREVAERFGTRLCQGY
- the acsB gene encoding acetyl-CoA decarbonylase/synthase complex subunit alpha/beta — protein: MAVDFDKIYEGALPDGKIPTKLFREVYHGAITAVSYAEILLNKAIRDYGPDHPVGYPDTAYYLPVIRCFSGEKVTKLGDLPPILNRKRAQIKSELTFENARLAGEATWYAAEIIEALRYLKYKPEEPLAPEPGTGFISDPVVRRYGVKMVDWTIPGEAIILGRARDPKALAKMVQELMGMGFMLFICDEAVEQLLEQNVKLGIDYIAFPLGNFTQIVHAANYALRAGMMFGGVTPGDRDAQRDYQRRRIRAFVLYLGERDMVKTAAAFGAIFTGFPVITDQPLAEDEQIPDWFFSVEDYSKMVQIAMEVRGIKLTKIKLELPINFGPAFEGESIRKHDMYVEMGGNRSPAFELARSVGEADITDGRIEVIGPDLPDIPEGSVLPFGLLVDIYGRKMQEDFEGVLERRIHDFINYGEGLWHTGQRNINWLRISKDAVAKGFRFKHMGELLIAKMKEEFPAIVDRVQVTIITEEDRVRQEMEKAKEKYKKRDDRMRGLTDEAVDTFYSCVLCQSFAPNHVCIVTPERVGLCGAVTWLDAKASYEINSAGPNQPIPKGGEIDPIKGIWKSVNDYLYSASNHTLEQVCLYTLMENPMTSCGCFEAIMAVVPELNGIMITTRDHTGMTPSGMTFSTLAGMIGGGVQTPGFMGIGRSYIVSKKFIKADGGIARIVWMPKSLKEYLREDLVRRSVEEGLGEKFIDQIADETVGTTVEEILPFLEEKGHPALTMDPLL